One segment of Macrotis lagotis isolate mMagLag1 chromosome 1, bilby.v1.9.chrom.fasta, whole genome shotgun sequence DNA contains the following:
- the LOC141508325 gene encoding uncharacterized protein LOC141508325, protein MTLMVHSELINGKMFQMEFSDPVDTFSCFSNTRTREVCINHAVETFSSSPIGSIFILLMESSPVVIDIGSAWCKAGLSGKNYPTLIIPTVVGYQPYDENLNKSPPKMRKVIGSENMHVLRELSVTEFPVNRGQILNWEAMEAIWHHTFDCLHIKTKDHPVLITELPWKDRNYQQKILEIMMETFNVPSLHFGNQAELAMYGSGLLTGIVLECGAGLTHIVPILGGHMIPKCLLVHETGGLDISVLLYKHLFQEDMRLNDLVQREAMDDLKEKFCYVNKIPYQKESSGDLTSKQGRVSVLPDGMVISLTEQHCTFPDIFFNPSQFGVLGPKLGLEVLKSAMSCPHESKDNIFSHVVLSGGSTLFPGFPERLLWELNTTKPLMYSTEVVSRPNRIYLPWIGGAILSRLSTFGSCFITKMEYYEARAAAGI, encoded by the exons AgacattttcttcttccccaatTGGATCCATCTTCATCCTCCTGATGGAATCATCTCCTGTGGTCATTGACATTGGCAGTGCCTGGTGCAAAGCTGGCTTGTCTGGAAAAAACTATCCTACTCTTATAATCCCCACAGTTGTTGGATATCAGCCCTATGATGAGAACCTGAACAAATCTCCTCCCAAGATGAGAAAAGTTATAGGCTCGGAAAACATGCATGTGCTCAGGGAACTGTCAGTTACAGAATTTCCTGTTAACCGAGGCCAAATCCTAAACTGGGAGGCCATGGAAGCTATTTGGCACCATACTTTTGATTGCCTTCACATCAAAACCAAGGATCACCCAGTGCTCATCACAGAATTGCCATGGAAAGATAGGAATTACCAGCAGAAGATTCTGGAG ATCATGATGGAGACCTTCAATGTTCCTTCTCTGCACTTTGGCAACCAGGCAGAACTTGCTATGTATGGTTCTGGCCTCTTGACTGGTATTGTATTAGAATGTGGGGCTGGCCTCACTCATATTGTACCCATCTTAGGAGGCCATATGATCCCTAAGTGCTTGTTAGTCCATGAGACTGGTGGGCTAGATATCAGTGTACTATTATATAAACACTTGTTTCAAGAGGATATGAGACTGAATGACTTGGTCCAGAGGGAGGCAATGGATGACCTTAAAGAGAAGTTCTGTTATGTGAACAAAATCCCTTATCAGAAGGAATCTTCTGGAGACTTGACCTCTAAGCAAGGGAGGGTATCTGTCCTTCCTGATGGGATGGTTATATCTCTTACTGAACAACATTGTACCTTCCCTGATATTTTCTTCAATCCCTCCCAATTTGGTGTTCTAGGACCAAAATTAGGCCTTGAGGTTCTTAAATCAGCCATGTCATGTCCTCACGAGAGCAAAGACAACATATTTTCTCATGTGGTTCTCTCAGGGGGCAGCACCCTCTTTCCTGGCTTCCCAGAACGGCTTCTATGGGAGTTAAATACTACAAAACCTTTGATGTACTCAACTGAGGTTGTGTCCAGGCCAAATCGGATTTACCTCCCCTGGATAGGGGGGGCCATATTATCTCGCCTGTCAACCTTTGGTTCCTGCTTCATTACCAAAATGGAATACTATGAGGCACGAGCAGCAGCAGGCATTTAG